A region from the Simiduia sp. 21SJ11W-1 genome encodes:
- the putP gene encoding sodium/proline symporter PutP: MQLGEFISLGLYFVVMIGIGIYAYRKTAKDVSGYMLGGRQLGPGVTALSAGASDMSGWILMGLPGAMYVSGISSSWIAIGLVTGAWLNYLVVAPRLRAYTEIAEDAITIPDYFEKRFADHSRTLRIISSLVIIIFFTLYTSSGVVAGGKLFETSFGLSYYAGLYITAGVVVAYTLFGGFLAVSMTDFVQGCIMFVALILVPVIAFSQFDGLTDLNQHVAAVDPNLFGFFTGISALGIISSLAWGLGYFGQPHIIVRFMAIRSLADIKAARRIGMSWMIVTIVGALAIGFVGVGFVAKTQANFTDPETIFIFFAKLLFHPLISGFLLAAILAAIMSTISSQLLVSSSSLTEDFYKAFLRKDAPQTELLVVGRVSVVVVAAVAIGLAYDRSSTILTLVSNAWAGFGAAFGPLVIFSLFWKRMTREGAIAGMITGAATVLIWLYAPITIDGQSLSSLMYEIVPGFVLASLALVGVSLCTKAPNAELQAMFEQTEARVKAL, translated from the coding sequence ATGCAATTAGGTGAATTTATTTCCCTAGGTCTTTATTTTGTTGTCATGATCGGCATTGGTATTTACGCCTATCGCAAAACGGCTAAGGATGTATCCGGCTATATGCTCGGCGGCCGCCAATTGGGGCCAGGTGTTACCGCGCTCTCTGCCGGCGCCTCAGACATGAGCGGCTGGATCTTGATGGGCCTGCCCGGCGCCATGTATGTTTCAGGTATTTCCAGTAGCTGGATTGCCATCGGCCTGGTAACCGGTGCCTGGCTTAACTACCTGGTGGTTGCACCGCGCCTGCGTGCCTATACCGAGATCGCCGAAGACGCCATCACCATTCCCGATTATTTTGAAAAGCGTTTTGCAGATCACTCGCGCACCCTGCGCATTATTTCATCGCTGGTGATCATTATTTTCTTCACCCTCTACACCTCCTCAGGTGTGGTTGCCGGTGGCAAGCTGTTTGAAACCTCCTTCGGGCTCAGCTACTACGCAGGCCTGTACATCACCGCAGGCGTGGTGGTGGCCTACACATTGTTCGGCGGTTTTCTTGCAGTTTCCATGACGGATTTCGTGCAGGGGTGCATCATGTTTGTGGCCTTGATACTGGTACCCGTAATCGCCTTCAGCCAGTTCGATGGCCTTACAGACTTAAACCAGCATGTTGCCGCGGTTGATCCAAACCTGTTTGGCTTTTTCACAGGCATCTCGGCGCTGGGCATTATTTCCAGCCTGGCCTGGGGCCTGGGTTACTTCGGCCAGCCGCACATTATTGTGCGCTTTATGGCCATCCGCTCACTGGCCGACATCAAAGCCGCCCGCCGCATTGGCATGAGCTGGATGATCGTTACCATTGTGGGCGCACTGGCCATCGGCTTTGTGGGCGTGGGCTTTGTGGCCAAAACCCAAGCCAACTTCACAGACCCTGAAACCATTTTCATATTCTTTGCCAAATTGCTGTTTCATCCGCTGATCAGCGGCTTTTTGCTGGCGGCCATTCTTGCCGCCATCATGAGTACCATTTCTTCACAGCTGCTGGTGTCTTCCAGCTCGCTCACCGAAGATTTCTACAAAGCGTTTTTACGCAAAGATGCCCCGCAAACAGAGCTGCTGGTAGTGGGCCGGGTATCTGTGGTGGTGGTGGCCGCGGTGGCCATTGGTTTGGCCTACGATCGCTCCTCCACTATTCTCACCCTGGTGAGTAACGCCTGGGCAGGCTTTGGTGCAGCCTTCGGGCCACTGGTTATCTTCAGCCTGTTTTGGAAACGCATGACCCGTGAAGGTGCCATCGCCGGCATGATCACCGGTGCCGCAACCGTGCTGATCTGGCTCTATGCGCCTATCACCATCGATGGCCAAAGCCTCAGCAGCCTGATGTATGAAATTGTACCGGGCTTTGTATTGGCCTCACTCGCACTGGTGGGTGTTAGCCTCTGCACCAAAGCGCCCAACGCTGAATTGCAGGCCATGTTCGAGCAAACCGAGGCGCGCGTAAAAGCGCTCTAG
- a CDS encoding LEA type 2 family protein — MKGFAQWLILVVVLSGCAGIQPGLEAPEVKLVSVQPITSDGFHHRFAVGLAVTNPNATDISVRGMSYRIGIAGHDIFSGVANQVPVLPAYAETPVTVEVSASLMNVLALISDLSSRSPSELTYQLNAKLDVGTFMPAIRVEESGPLPFTQLRLQSR; from the coding sequence ATGAAAGGCTTCGCGCAATGGCTGATTCTTGTTGTGGTATTAAGCGGTTGCGCGGGCATTCAGCCCGGGCTTGAGGCACCGGAGGTAAAGCTTGTGAGTGTGCAGCCCATTACCTCAGACGGCTTTCACCACCGCTTTGCTGTGGGGCTTGCAGTAACCAACCCCAACGCCACCGACATTAGTGTGCGGGGTATGAGTTATCGCATTGGCATTGCCGGGCACGATATTTTTTCCGGCGTGGCAAACCAGGTGCCGGTGTTACCGGCCTATGCCGAAACACCGGTAACCGTTGAAGTGTCGGCAAGTTTGATGAATGTGTTGGCGTTAATCAGCGATTTATCCAGCCGCTCGCCCAGCGAGCTCACCTACCAGTTGAATGCCAAGCTGGATGTGGGCACCTTTATGCCCGCCATTCGCGTAGAGGAATCCGGCCCGCTGCCCTTCACCCAACTGCGTTTGCAGTCTCGCTAG